Proteins encoded together in one Orrella marina window:
- a CDS encoding quinone-dependent dihydroorotate dehydrogenase: MNPLFNAYTLARAPLFSMDPEAAHEATLRSIQRAYDCKLTRGMMHDLPIAPILLMGLSLKNPVGLAAGLDKNGEHIDALGNLGFGFVEVGTVTPKAQPGNPKPRMFRLPKAQALINRMGFNNQGLDTFLTNVKRSQYRDRGGILGLNIGKNASTPIENANDDYLLGLEGVYPHADYITINISSPNTKNLRDLQSGDSLNGLLSALHEKRLALAQLHRRNVPLALKVAPDLDEHQIEAITQSLVRHQMDGLIATNTTIDRQSITGMQYADEAGGLSGAPVHRKSLWVIEKFRSRLGPEFPIIGVGGIMSGAHAAEKIQAGANAVQLYTGLIYKGPALIADSVNAITKRLR, translated from the coding sequence ATGAATCCCCTCTTTAACGCCTACACGCTTGCTCGAGCTCCATTATTTTCCATGGACCCCGAAGCCGCTCACGAGGCAACGCTTCGTTCCATTCAACGAGCATATGATTGCAAGCTGACTCGTGGGATGATGCATGATCTACCCATCGCCCCCATCTTGCTCATGGGGCTCTCTCTGAAGAATCCTGTCGGTCTGGCAGCCGGCCTGGACAAGAACGGTGAACACATCGACGCTTTGGGTAATCTGGGATTCGGGTTTGTCGAAGTGGGTACTGTCACACCCAAAGCTCAGCCCGGCAATCCGAAACCTCGCATGTTCCGACTCCCAAAAGCGCAAGCGCTAATCAACAGAATGGGTTTCAACAACCAGGGTCTGGATACCTTTCTAACAAATGTCAAACGTAGCCAATACAGAGATCGTGGTGGCATTTTAGGATTGAACATCGGAAAGAATGCGTCGACACCCATCGAAAACGCAAACGATGACTACCTGCTCGGACTCGAAGGGGTCTACCCTCATGCAGATTACATTACGATCAACATCTCGTCTCCAAACACAAAAAACCTACGTGACCTGCAATCTGGAGACAGCCTTAATGGTCTGTTGAGCGCTTTGCATGAGAAGCGGCTTGCATTGGCACAACTGCACCGCAGAAACGTTCCTCTAGCCCTCAAGGTTGCACCAGATCTAGACGAGCATCAGATCGAGGCAATCACGCAAAGCCTGGTTCGTCATCAGATGGATGGGCTGATTGCGACAAACACCACCATCGACCGACAATCCATAACTGGAATGCAGTACGCAGATGAAGCTGGTGGTCTCTCCGGAGCACCCGTCCATCGCAAATCACTCTGGGTGATTGAAAAATTCCGCAGTCGTCTTGGCCCGGAGTTTCCGATCATTGGCGTTGGTGGAATTATGTCCGGCGCGCACGCTGCTGAAAAAATCCAGGCAGGAGCAAATGCAGTACAGCTGTACACAGGACTGATTTACAAGGGTCCAGCCCTGATCGCGGATTCTGTCAACGCAATAACGAAGCGACTTCGCTAG
- a CDS encoding phasin family protein, giving the protein MTKMPKEIIDSQKATVDAFMAVQGTLFSGFEKLVDLNLKVIKATMDEVNEKAHEAMDVKDAQEAVAMSSSMVQPSAEKAMAYSKHVYDIVSGVQAELSKVVEGKIAENQKQVSETIDQMTRNAPSGSESAVAMLKSSMAQANAAYESMTKAAKQAADVTEKNLHAATAATMKAASDAATGAAKTAARATTTRRNDA; this is encoded by the coding sequence ATGACCAAGATGCCAAAAGAAATAATTGATTCACAAAAAGCAACCGTTGACGCCTTCATGGCTGTTCAGGGTACCCTGTTTAGCGGCTTCGAGAAGCTGGTTGATCTGAACCTCAAGGTTATCAAGGCAACCATGGACGAAGTCAACGAGAAAGCCCATGAAGCAATGGACGTCAAAGACGCCCAGGAAGCTGTTGCAATGAGCTCCTCCATGGTTCAGCCCTCAGCAGAAAAAGCAATGGCTTACAGCAAGCACGTTTATGACATCGTGTCAGGTGTTCAGGCTGAGCTGTCCAAGGTTGTCGAAGGTAAGATTGCCGAGAATCAGAAGCAGGTTTCGGAGACCATCGACCAGATGACTCGCAATGCACCAAGTGGCTCCGAGAGCGCCGTTGCAATGCTGAAGTCCTCAATGGCTCAGGCAAACGCAGCTTACGAAAGCATGACCAAAGCTGCCAAACAAGCTGCTGACGTGACCGAGAAGAACCTTCATGCCGCTACCGCAGCGACTATGAAGGCTGCTTCTGACGCTGCTACCGGTGCCGCCAAGACAGCTGCCCGTGCAACTACCACTCGTCGCAACGACGCCTGA
- a CDS encoding IclR family transcriptional regulator, translating to MAIQVIERATRLLDALANEAEPISLKGLSANTGLHPSTAHRILNDLVVARYVERVDSGMYQLGMRLLELGSLVRGRLNVREAAVEAMQSLHKLTGQTVNLSIQQGDEIVYVDRAWSERSGMQVVRAIGGRAPLHLTSTGKLFLCVSDPRQVRAYATRTGLAGNTKNSITAYDQLEKELAFVRRHGYARDNEELEMGVRCIAAGIHDDTGRLVAGLSISAPSERLQDGWIQQLVETARTISEALGYEPGRRNTD from the coding sequence ATGGCGATACAGGTAATCGAGCGCGCTACCAGATTGCTTGACGCACTGGCAAACGAGGCGGAACCGATTTCTCTGAAGGGGCTTTCCGCCAACACAGGGCTACATCCTTCTACTGCACATCGGATTCTGAATGATCTTGTGGTAGCCCGTTATGTGGAGCGGGTCGACAGCGGAATGTATCAGTTGGGCATGCGTCTGCTGGAGCTTGGCTCGCTGGTTAGAGGACGCCTGAATGTGCGCGAAGCTGCCGTAGAAGCGATGCAGAGTCTGCACAAACTGACCGGACAGACGGTCAATCTTTCCATTCAGCAGGGTGACGAGATCGTTTATGTCGATCGCGCCTGGAGCGAACGATCCGGAATGCAGGTCGTCAGGGCAATTGGTGGGCGTGCTCCTTTGCATCTGACGTCGACGGGCAAACTCTTTCTTTGTGTTTCAGATCCTCGCCAGGTCCGCGCCTACGCGACCCGTACGGGGTTGGCTGGTAACACCAAGAACAGCATCACCGCGTATGACCAGCTTGAGAAAGAGCTGGCGTTCGTGCGCCGGCACGGGTATGCGCGAGACAATGAAGAACTTGAGATGGGGGTTCGCTGTATCGCTGCAGGCATTCATGACGATACCGGGCGCCTGGTTGCAGGCTTGTCCATTTCGGCTCCATCCGAGCGTCTGCAGGACGGATGGATACAACAACTCGTCGAAACAGCGAGAACAATTTCTGAGGCTCTGGGGTATGAGCCAGGACGTCGAAATACTGATTGA
- a CDS encoding competence/damage-inducible protein A yields MSESPQASRRIGVIIVGDEILSGRRQDKHLGKVIEMLSSRGLSLAWARILSDDRALLTKAYQESFESGDIVFSCGGIGATTDDHTRQAVAAALGVDLVLHPEAEFEIAQRCAEMASKGQGTADMSAPENQRRLQMGTFPAGSQIVPNPYNRIPGFFIHDHTFVPGFPVMAWPMLEWTLDHRYAHLHQTVRTEELSFVAYNIPESRIAPSLEEIEQRWQDVKAFSLPSVGEGARAAHIELGVKGPLDSAKPAIAFLREEALNLGATLEPTLARSSTRIE; encoded by the coding sequence ATGAGTGAGTCACCTCAAGCGTCACGACGGATTGGCGTCATTATTGTCGGTGATGAGATTCTGTCGGGGCGGCGTCAGGATAAACATCTGGGCAAGGTGATCGAGATGCTCTCGAGTAGAGGATTGTCTCTGGCCTGGGCGCGAATTTTGTCAGATGATCGTGCCCTGCTGACCAAGGCTTACCAAGAATCCTTTGAGTCGGGCGATATTGTGTTCTCTTGCGGCGGTATCGGTGCAACAACCGATGATCACACGCGACAGGCGGTTGCAGCAGCACTAGGTGTCGACCTGGTCCTGCATCCAGAGGCCGAGTTCGAAATCGCGCAACGTTGTGCCGAGATGGCGAGCAAGGGTCAGGGAACTGCAGACATGTCTGCGCCAGAGAATCAGCGTCGGTTGCAGATGGGTACCTTTCCCGCTGGTTCGCAGATCGTGCCGAATCCGTACAACCGGATTCCAGGATTTTTTATTCATGATCATACGTTTGTACCTGGCTTTCCGGTCATGGCCTGGCCGATGCTGGAGTGGACGCTGGACCATCGCTACGCGCACCTGCATCAGACTGTCAGGACAGAAGAGCTTTCATTTGTCGCCTACAACATTCCTGAGTCCAGAATCGCGCCTTCGCTTGAGGAGATCGAGCAACGCTGGCAGGATGTCAAGGCGTTCAGTCTGCCTTCAGTCGGCGAGGGGGCGAGAGCGGCACACATTGAACTCGGTGTTAAAGGACCGCTTGATTCGGCCAAGCCAGCGATCGCTTTTTTGCGAGAAGAGGCATTGAATCTCGGGGCGACACTTGAGCCAACGCTCGCGAGATCGAGTACCCGTATCGAATGA
- a CDS encoding EI24 domain-containing protein has translation MIFALFLPVIVTLVLGSILIWLGWSPLTEWLSDSLTESSVPGMVDPVIGTAGFLVLKAWMIPIIAVIILLPLAGIVGLAVAAVWIMPMVLAHLSRHNYPDVKPRGRHAFLISVWNAVWVSIVFMTGWLVTLPLWLIPPLGMILSVFWWTFAFSRMMRIDAVADHASSEERKSLLQDRNIGFWSIGLICALLNLLPPAWVFLPVFSGLVFAHFGLEALRQKRDLSVTTEPALIESYTKE, from the coding sequence ATGATATTCGCGCTCTTCCTGCCAGTTATTGTGACGCTGGTGTTAGGTTCGATTTTGATCTGGCTGGGGTGGTCACCCCTTACCGAGTGGCTTTCGGACTCACTGACAGAGTCATCGGTGCCTGGCATGGTAGATCCTGTGATCGGGACCGCCGGATTTCTGGTGCTCAAGGCGTGGATGATCCCGATCATTGCAGTCATCATTTTGCTTCCACTGGCGGGAATTGTTGGACTGGCCGTCGCCGCGGTGTGGATCATGCCGATGGTGCTGGCTCACTTGAGTCGTCATAACTACCCTGATGTGAAGCCTCGAGGGCGGCATGCATTTCTCATCAGTGTCTGGAATGCCGTCTGGGTGAGTATCGTTTTCATGACGGGCTGGCTCGTTACGCTGCCTCTTTGGCTCATTCCTCCGCTCGGGATGATTCTTTCTGTGTTCTGGTGGACGTTTGCGTTCTCCAGGATGATGCGCATCGATGCTGTCGCTGATCATGCTTCTTCTGAGGAGCGAAAGTCGCTGTTGCAGGACCGGAATATTGGTTTCTGGAGCATAGGGTTGATATGTGCTCTGCTTAATCTTTTACCTCCCGCATGGGTTTTCCTGCCGGTCTTTTCCGGTTTGGTGTTTGCGCACTTTGGGCTGGAAGCGTTGCGTCAGAAGCGTGACCTTTCAGTCACGACAGAGCCTGCGTTGATAGAGTCTTATACAAAGGAATGA
- a CDS encoding thioredoxin family protein, whose amino-acid sequence MSVYLPNDSGLATLLARSDKLLVVCYCAAWCDTCNEYHPKLVELSEKRPDTVFVWVDIEEEPELLDDEDVENFPTILLEKSGKTLFFGTVLPHIGQLERLIQAVEESDGESFSGPAPGGVRNLLLERSA is encoded by the coding sequence ATGAGTGTTTATTTACCCAACGATTCCGGTCTGGCAACACTGCTGGCCCGAAGCGACAAACTGCTTGTCGTATGCTACTGCGCAGCCTGGTGCGACACCTGTAATGAATACCACCCCAAACTCGTCGAGCTATCAGAGAAACGCCCTGATACGGTGTTTGTATGGGTCGACATAGAGGAAGAACCCGAACTGCTAGATGATGAGGATGTGGAAAACTTTCCGACCATCCTGCTCGAAAAATCTGGCAAGACGCTATTCTTCGGGACCGTCCTGCCACACATCGGCCAGCTTGAACGACTGATACAGGCCGTCGAAGAATCGGATGGCGAATCATTTTCCGGGCCAGCCCCGGGAGGGGTGCGCAATTTGCTGCTGGAGAGATCTGCCTGA